One Solirubrobacter pauli DNA segment encodes these proteins:
- a CDS encoding NAD(P)/FAD-dependent oxidoreductase, whose product MIIGAGAAGLMCAITAAERGRRVLLLDSSNKPGKKILMSGGGRCNFTNMWAEPANYVATNPHFCKSALGRYTPWDFIALVSKHEVPYHEKKLGQLFCDNRSKDILNLLLDECEQAGVEWHVNTSVRAIEKTEAGYALGTDLGDVTAQSLVIATGGLSIPTLGATGFGYEVARQFGHNVLPTRAGLVPFTVSGELKALCTELSGTSVDCVAACNGQSFRENLLFTHRGLSGPAILQISSFWHPGDVVEINLLPDRDALEWLQGQQAARPNSELKTVLGEVFTKKLAALLADRWFTSKPMKQHTPAQLRAIAERLNAWRLVPAGTEGYRTAEVTLGGVDTREVSPKTMESLKSPGLYFIGEVLDVSGHLGGFNFQWAWASGHAAAQVV is encoded by the coding sequence GTGATCATCGGCGCCGGCGCCGCCGGGCTGATGTGCGCCATCACGGCCGCCGAGCGCGGGCGCCGGGTGCTGCTGCTGGACAGCTCGAACAAGCCCGGCAAGAAGATCCTGATGTCCGGCGGCGGGCGCTGCAACTTCACGAACATGTGGGCGGAGCCGGCGAACTACGTCGCGACCAACCCGCACTTCTGCAAGTCGGCCCTGGGGCGCTACACGCCGTGGGACTTCATCGCGCTGGTGAGCAAGCACGAGGTGCCCTACCACGAGAAGAAGCTCGGCCAGCTGTTCTGCGACAACCGGTCGAAGGACATCCTCAACCTGCTGCTGGACGAGTGCGAGCAGGCCGGTGTCGAGTGGCACGTGAACACCAGCGTGCGGGCCATCGAGAAGACCGAGGCGGGGTACGCGTTGGGCACCGACCTCGGGGACGTCACCGCGCAGTCGCTCGTGATCGCCACCGGCGGGCTGTCGATCCCGACGCTGGGCGCGACCGGGTTCGGCTACGAGGTCGCGCGCCAGTTCGGGCACAACGTCCTCCCCACGCGCGCCGGGCTGGTGCCGTTCACGGTCTCGGGCGAGCTGAAGGCGCTGTGCACGGAGCTGTCGGGCACGTCGGTGGACTGCGTGGCCGCGTGCAACGGGCAGAGCTTCCGCGAGAACCTGCTGTTCACGCACCGTGGGCTGAGCGGGCCGGCGATCCTGCAGATCTCCTCGTTCTGGCATCCGGGCGACGTCGTGGAGATCAACCTCCTGCCGGACCGCGACGCGCTGGAGTGGCTGCAGGGCCAGCAGGCGGCGCGCCCGAACAGCGAGCTGAAGACCGTGCTGGGCGAGGTCTTCACGAAGAAGCTGGCCGCCCTGCTCGCAGACCGCTGGTTCACGTCCAAGCCGATGAAGCAGCACACGCCGGCGCAGCTGCGCGCGATCGCCGAGCGGCTGAACGCGTGGAGGCTGGTGCCGGCCGGCACCGAGGGGTACCGCACGGCGGAGGTCACGCTCGGCGGGGTCGACACGCGCGAGGTCTCCCCGAAGACGATGGAGTCGCTCAAGAGCCCGGGCCTGTACTTCATCGGCGAGGTGCTGGACGTCAGCGGCCACCTCGGTGGCTTCAACTTCCAGTGGGCATGGGCGTCGGGCCACGCCGCCGCGCAGGTCGTCTGA
- the ftsH gene encoding ATP-dependent zinc metalloprotease FtsH gives MNRMPGGRNFWFIVLGLLVLNYVLMAVISPGTKPSVTVPYSNTAANNGFIQQVEQGNVVKVTSQGETIDGEFKNAVKYPPDSKDKAAKNFDTQLPAFVTLNSNNGLQKLLEDNKVEISAEPINDGRGFFTSLLLGFGPVILLVFLFVWLSRRAAGGQMGAIGSFGRSRARRVEGNDTKVTFNDVAGIDESKGELTEVVDFLKNPEKYQKLGGRIPRGVLLAGRPGTGKTLLARAVAGEAGVPFFSISASEFVEAIVGIGASRVRDLFKQAKEAAPAIIFIDELDAIGRQRSSGGGPFSGGNDEREQTLNQILTEMDGFEQGDTVIVLGATNRPEILDSALLRPGRFDRRVTVPAPDKEGRKKILQVHTRSLPLDTDVDLDDIAAITPGMVGADIANLANEAALLAARRGHGKVQRIDFTDSLEKIVLGAPRGIVLSEEEKRRTAYHESGHAIVGMLTPGADPVRKVSIIPRTMSLGVTISSPDAERTNYDVDYLTGRIKVALGGRIAEEVVYGSISAGAESDIQQLTGIARQMVGRWGMSRAVGPIAVIPSDAQGPLLPGVSEVSQATQELIDREVKRIVDEQYAQVLQLLTDNRDKLDSLTERLLEEETLDMDDAYEAAGLVAPRAPADVPLNA, from the coding sequence ATGAACCGGATGCCCGGCGGGCGGAACTTCTGGTTCATCGTGCTGGGCCTGCTGGTCCTCAACTACGTGCTGATGGCCGTGATCTCGCCCGGCACGAAGCCGAGCGTCACCGTGCCGTACAGCAACACGGCGGCCAACAACGGCTTCATTCAGCAGGTCGAGCAGGGCAACGTCGTCAAGGTCACGTCGCAGGGCGAGACGATCGACGGCGAGTTCAAGAACGCGGTCAAGTACCCGCCGGACAGCAAGGACAAGGCGGCGAAGAACTTCGACACGCAGCTCCCGGCGTTCGTGACCTTGAACAGCAACAACGGGCTGCAGAAGCTGCTCGAGGACAACAAGGTCGAGATCTCGGCGGAGCCGATCAACGACGGGCGCGGGTTCTTCACGAGCCTGCTGCTCGGGTTCGGCCCGGTGATCCTGCTCGTCTTCCTGTTCGTCTGGCTCTCCCGGCGGGCCGCGGGTGGCCAGATGGGCGCGATCGGCTCCTTCGGGCGCTCACGCGCGCGGCGCGTGGAAGGCAACGACACGAAGGTCACGTTCAACGACGTCGCGGGCATCGACGAGTCCAAGGGCGAGCTCACCGAGGTCGTCGACTTCCTCAAGAACCCCGAGAAGTACCAGAAGCTCGGCGGGCGGATCCCGCGCGGCGTGCTGCTCGCGGGGCGTCCGGGCACGGGCAAGACGCTGCTCGCGCGCGCGGTCGCGGGGGAAGCGGGCGTGCCGTTCTTCAGCATCTCCGCGTCCGAGTTCGTCGAGGCGATCGTCGGCATCGGCGCGAGCCGCGTGCGTGACCTGTTCAAGCAGGCCAAGGAAGCCGCGCCCGCGATCATCTTCATCGACGAGCTCGACGCGATCGGGCGTCAGCGCTCGTCCGGTGGCGGCCCGTTCAGCGGCGGCAACGACGAGCGCGAGCAGACGCTCAACCAGATCCTCACGGAGATGGACGGCTTCGAGCAGGGCGACACGGTGATCGTGCTGGGCGCGACCAACCGGCCCGAGATCCTCGACTCCGCGCTGCTGCGTCCCGGCCGCTTCGACCGGCGCGTCACCGTGCCGGCACCGGACAAGGAGGGGCGCAAGAAGATCCTCCAGGTCCATACGCGCAGCCTGCCGCTGGACACCGACGTCGACCTGGACGACATCGCCGCGATCACGCCGGGCATGGTCGGTGCCGACATCGCCAACCTGGCCAACGAGGCGGCGCTGCTGGCGGCCCGACGCGGGCACGGGAAGGTGCAGCGGATCGACTTCACCGACAGCCTCGAGAAGATCGTGCTCGGCGCGCCGCGCGGGATCGTCCTCTCCGAGGAGGAGAAGCGCCGCACGGCCTACCACGAGTCCGGGCACGCGATCGTCGGCATGCTCACGCCGGGCGCCGACCCGGTGCGCAAGGTGTCGATCATCCCGCGCACGATGTCGCTGGGCGTGACGATCAGCTCGCCGGACGCCGAGCGCACGAACTACGACGTGGACTACCTGACCGGCCGGATCAAGGTCGCGCTGGGCGGGCGGATCGCGGAGGAGGTCGTGTACGGCTCGATCTCCGCCGGGGCGGAGTCCGACATCCAGCAGCTGACCGGGATCGCGCGCCAGATGGTCGGCCGCTGGGGCATGAGCCGGGCGGTCGGGCCGATCGCGGTCATCCCGTCCGACGCCCAGGGCCCGCTGCTCCCCGGCGTGTCCGAGGTCTCCCAGGCCACGCAGGAGCTGATCGACCGCGAGGTCAAGCGGATCGTCGACGAGCAGTACGCGCAGGTCCTGCAGCTGCTGACCGACAACCGCGACAAGCTCGACAGCCTGACCGAGCGCCTCCTCGAGGAGGAGACGCTCGACATGGACGACGCGTACGAGGCGGCCGGCCTGGTCGCCCCGCGCGCACCCGCGGACGTTCCGCTGAACGCCTAG
- a CDS encoding NAD-dependent epimerase/dehydratase family protein — translation MQILVTGALGKVGAATVHELLSAGHQVVGCDLAPPVYEGGELSAHYVQADLTDAGDAFAVVRGADVVIHCAALPEPTRNPPATVFRNNVLATFNVAEAAVRMGVDRVVHVSSETVTGMAFAERPFHAPVAPIDETLESRPQDPYALAKVFGEQLMDALVARSDVTAVSIRPSWVQWEGNYERSLRPWLSDPLGSEPSVSFWSYIDVYDLAHGLRLAAESATTGHETAYVVSADNGAGRPLRELVAHHFGEGVTVAELAREDAGGISYAKAERLFGYRPAHSWRDYLAEDGTLLDAPRERLARGETSVQRGRAALRG, via the coding sequence ATGCAGATCTTGGTCACCGGCGCGCTCGGGAAGGTGGGTGCGGCGACGGTCCACGAGCTCCTCTCCGCAGGCCATCAGGTGGTCGGGTGCGATCTCGCGCCGCCCGTCTACGAAGGCGGCGAGCTCAGCGCCCACTACGTGCAGGCCGACCTCACCGACGCCGGCGACGCGTTCGCGGTCGTGCGCGGCGCCGACGTCGTCATCCACTGCGCTGCGCTCCCCGAGCCGACCCGCAACCCACCCGCGACCGTGTTCCGCAACAACGTGCTCGCGACCTTCAACGTCGCGGAGGCCGCAGTGCGCATGGGCGTCGACCGCGTCGTGCACGTCTCCAGCGAGACCGTGACCGGGATGGCGTTCGCCGAGCGCCCGTTCCATGCGCCGGTCGCACCGATCGACGAGACGCTCGAGAGCCGCCCGCAGGACCCGTACGCGCTCGCGAAGGTGTTCGGCGAGCAGCTGATGGACGCGTTGGTCGCCCGCTCGGACGTCACCGCCGTGTCCATCCGCCCCTCCTGGGTGCAGTGGGAGGGCAACTACGAGCGCTCCCTCCGGCCGTGGCTCAGCGACCCGCTGGGCTCGGAGCCGAGCGTCTCGTTCTGGTCCTACATCGACGTCTACGACCTCGCCCACGGCCTCCGCCTCGCCGCGGAGAGCGCGACGACCGGGCACGAGACGGCCTACGTCGTGTCCGCGGACAACGGCGCGGGACGCCCCCTGCGCGAGCTGGTCGCCCACCACTTCGGTGAGGGGGTCACGGTCGCCGAGCTCGCGCGCGAGGACGCGGGCGGGATCTCTTACGCGAAGGCCGAGCGGCTGTTCGGCTACCGGCCGGCGCACTCCTGGCGTGACTACCTGGCCGAGGACGGCACGCTGCTCGACGCCCCGCGCGAGCGGCTCGCGCGGGGTGAGACCAGCGTGCAGCGCGGCCGGGCCGCGCTGCGCGGTTGA